CACAATGTGGACATCTATACAATCTTATTCCTCCACACGGACATTTCTAATATTACGTGCTGCAGATTTTGCCATAGGAGTTTGAGGTACATATGCTCCACCAGTGAATACTGCACCACATTTTCTACATTTCCAAATTCCAGCAGCCTGTCTTTTTACATAGGGTCTATCACACTTAGGACAAACATGATTTTTTTTCATGTTTTCTTCGATGATTTTAACGGATCTTTTAGCTTTTCTTCCGTACCTTGCACCGAATCTTCCTGTAATTCCCACTTTTTTAGTTCTTGCCATT
The DNA window shown above is from Methanobrevibacter oralis and carries:
- the rpl37A gene encoding 50S ribosomal protein L37Ae; the protein is MARTKKVGITGRFGARYGRKAKRSVKIIEENMKKNHVCPKCDRPYVKRQAAGIWKCRKCGAVFTGGAYVPQTPMAKSAARNIRNVRVEE